From Saccharibacillus brassicae:
AAAGTGCTGCTGAGCCAGGAAAACAGCTCGCACAAAAACCGGTTTACCGGCCCGGCGACCGACACGATGAAATCGAAGCTGGACTATCTGAACAAAATGGAAAATCAGGTGTTCAACGAAATGATTTACGGCAAAAGCCCGGTCGACGCGTTCGATGCGTTCGTCCAGTCCTGGAAGTCGGGCGGCGGCGATACGATCACGCAGGAAGTCAACGAATGGTACGACGGCGTCAAATAAAGACAGTCGGACCGATTCTGCAAACGGAAGGAAGAAAGGAAGAGTGGGCATGCGCAAAAAAGAATTTATCATGGGAATGGATCTTTCTTTTATGGACGAAATCGAGCAGGGCGGCGGACGTTATTACGATGCCGAGGGCGAGGAACGCGAGCTGCTCGAACTGCTGGCGGCAAGCGGCGTCAACGCCGCGCGGCTGCGCATCTGGAACGATCCGGCAGGCGGCTTCTGCAATCTCGAACGCACGGTCGCCGTGGCCCGGCGGATCAAGCGGCAGGGACTGGACTTTCTGCTCGATTTCCATTATTCCGACAAATGGGCCGATCCGGCGAACCAGTGGAAACCGGCAGCGTGGGAAACGCTCTCGTATGAAGAATTGGGGCAGGCGGTCCACGATTATACGGCGGACGTGCTGGAGGCGCTCAAGCAGGCCGACGCCCTGCCGGATACGGTGCAGGTCGGCAACGAGATTACGCCGGGCCTGCTGTGGAACGAAGGGCGGGTCGACGGCGAAGGCTTCGATACCGACGAGCAGTGGAGCCGGTTCGCCGGACTGGTCAAGCGCGGCATCGAAGCGGTGCGCGCGGCAAGCCCGGATATCGCGGTCATGATCCATATCGACCGGGGCGGCGATAACGCTTCCAGCCGCAAGTTCTTCGACCGGTTCGCGGAACTCGGCGTCGATTACGATGTGATCGGCCAATCGTTCTATCCGTGGTGGCATGGCACGCTTGAAGACCTGCGGCTCAACCTGCACGACCTCGCCCATCGTTACGGCAAGCCGATCAACGTGGTGGAGACCGCTTACCCGTGGACGCTGGAAGAACCGGCCGGCTCGAAATGGGTCATGAACGGCCGGGAAGGGCTGCTTCCGCTGCCGGAATATCCGGCTTCGGTCGACGGGCAGCGGCGTTATCTGGACAAACTGATACAGATCGTGCGCGAAGTGCCGGGCGGATTGGGCGAAGGGTTCTACTATTGGGAGCCGGCCTGGATTCCGTCGCAGCCGGAGTGGTCGGTCGGCCATCCGAACAACTGGGCCAATCTGACGATGTTCGATTTCGGCGGCAGGAT
This genomic window contains:
- a CDS encoding glycoside hydrolase family 53 protein, with product MRKKEFIMGMDLSFMDEIEQGGGRYYDAEGEERELLELLAASGVNAARLRIWNDPAGGFCNLERTVAVARRIKRQGLDFLLDFHYSDKWADPANQWKPAAWETLSYEELGQAVHDYTADVLEALKQADALPDTVQVGNEITPGLLWNEGRVDGEGFDTDEQWSRFAGLVKRGIEAVRAASPDIAVMIHIDRGGDNASSRKFFDRFAELGVDYDVIGQSFYPWWHGTLEDLRLNLHDLAHRYGKPINVVETAYPWTLEEPAGSKWVMNGREGLLPLPEYPASVDGQRRYLDKLIQIVREVPGGLGEGFYYWEPAWIPSQPEWSVGHPNNWANLTMFDFGGRMLDSFAALSPSLADRAKR